CAATGTCATGGCAGCAGGTACTTCGATAGCTACATGTTTGCCATGTTCCATTGCATACACGCCCATTTCTGCATGGTGCTTCCAATCAGTTGCTATATATACAAGGTCGATATCTTCCTGTTCGCATAGTTTCTTCCATGCGTCTTCCGAACCACTGTAAGAAGTAGCTTCCGGCATTCCGGCATTCTTCAGGATTTCCTGTGATTTCTCTACACGTTCGGGAGAAAGGTCGCACAAGGCTACAATCTTGGTTCCCGGAATATGTGTCCACCGCGATACGGCACCAGGACCACGCATTCCCAATCCGATAAAACCGACACGTACGGTATCAATTTTGGGAGCAACAAGTTGGATTACGTCTTCTTGTCCGGCAGGGCGGGCAGGAGTTTCTACTTTGATAGGAGCGAAGGCTTCCTGAGCCTTCTGTTGTTGTGTGCAGCTTGTATGGCAGGTTAACAAGGTTAGTCCAATAGCTGCGACTGTGAATAGCTTTTTCATCATATTTTTTATGTTTTTAATAGGGGGTTATTTGTCGTTTTTCATTTTGCGGTCAAAAATAGTAATTTATTAGTCAATTCCATATAATTATAACAGATAATTTTGTTTTTTTACCCTTATTTGGGTAGAAAACAGGTCTTACTTTTTCTTTCAGATTTGTCATGGTCTTAATGCGTTTATGTTGTGACGGTCATATTTCCGTGTGTACGAAGTAAATACACCTCGTAAGGGGTGTTCCCCTATGAACTAATGTTTTTTTTAGCATTTCTTAATGTTTAAGTTTACTATTACTATTTCAAACCAACTCAAATATAAGACACACTATGGGAACATTCTCCTAGAATAGGAACCACTTTTTAGTATTGCTTAACTTTTTGTCTTCTTATCGGATGTCTATGTGAAGCAAAGTCATTCTTCCAGTAGAATACGTTTTCCATCGGCTTGTACGGCGTATAATTTGGCGTACGTCAATGATACCGTCAAGGGAACTTCGAATTTGATAAAGGTAGAAAAATAGAGTAACTTTCCATTAGCGTCTTTTTCCCTGAGTTCGAAAGCTACAGCTTCATCTCCGTTTGTAATGCTCACTTCCCGTCCGTTGATATTTCCTTTTATATCCTTTGTTATAGGTCTTATCCTTTGAAACTGGGTATAATGACCAACATCCGGTGGAGTAGTATCCAATCCTATATCTCCTTTCTTCCGGTCTTCCAGATAATAGAAAGGTTTGGCTTTTTTCGGATATTTAGCCATAGCTTTCTTTGCATTTTCAATCATTTCCTTCGTTACAGTATACTGATAGCTGCCATATTGATCGATCTGTGTATCTACGGTTACAAAGAATCCCCACATTTCAAAAAACTCGGTCAGATCTTCTTGTGCGGCTTCACTTGCCATTCGAGCAAACAGAAGTTGTTTAACTCCCGGATTATTGGAGGATGTCCGGTTCTCCCGCATGAGTTTGAACAGTCTTTGCCAGAAATCCGTTTTGTGTCCGCAACGATGATAGTAATTCCATAGTTGCCAGTTCATACGCATATGCAGTTCTGTATTTTCTCCCTGATAATTGCTGCCAAAGTTACACCAAGGTCGGTTGAGTACGCAATGGGCTTCCGAAAGTGTCATTCCTGTAATATTTCCTTCGGAGTTAGTCGTTCGGTTATCGGCCGCTTTAGGAAGATTAAGCTCTGTGCCGCGTGAACAATATTTTCCAAGTTTATACAGTATGAAATTCGAGAACAGATTATTGGACGACTCAGTAGAACTAGGCCAGTCGATTGCCAGTTGGTGAATGTGTCCGATTTCATGTGCGGGTCCCCAGGCGTTATCTTTGGCACTCATCACCTTGTCGTATAGTAATATATTTTCCAGATAGGTATATACGAATGCAATACGGTAGTCGGAAGCCCACATATATGCACCTTCAGGTGAAATTGCAAACAAGTGGTTATTAACCTGAGTAGGGCGCACATCTTCAATACCCATTAGTTCCTGCTCCCAACCGATGATGTTGTCCCATAGGTTAATAGCGGACAATATTTCATCTTTCACAAACTCACGCAGTTTATCCCGGTGGAAATAAAAGATAATCTTATCACCACGTACTCCGAAATACTTGTCGGTGGCTTTTGATAACAATTCGGCATATTTGGCATTTGTTTTGTGTTCTTTCAAGTCAAAGAAACCGCTGACCGTTCCGCTTCCTAATGGAATATGGATTTTTATAGGTTTCGGATGGCTGGTCAGGTCACAGTTGTACATGACGAATAACTGGCCCCTATTACGTATTTTGATTTTGTTAATACCCGGTTCCAGATAGTAAACGTCTCCCGAAGCGGCGGTCTGTACATATTCCTGCGGTTCCCAAAAGTTCGTTCTTTCTTCTCCTACACATTGTATTGAAACTTCGCGTCCATAGGTATCGCCAACAAGGACGATAATTTCGTCGTTTTTTTCCACAGCAATACCGGTCAGGTTGTCCAAGCTACTGTAATGTTTGGTCATTAACTTTTCCGCCCACTCGTTGATATCACTATAAGCGTTGTATTTGCGGATACGAAATTCTTTCTCCCATTCATCATAAGCGTTGTTTTTTAACGCTTCGGCTATGTGGACGAAATATTTGCTTGGCAATTTGTTGATTTCTTCATTGGTGACATCAGCTTTCAGTTCGCTACAAGTAATATCTTTGAATACGGTCAATAACTTAGTTGCCAAAGTGTTATCCTCATTCTTTTTAAAGAAGTGCATTTCGTCACAACTGACAAAGTTACCAAGTCCGCTTTTGACAACAAACTTAACGCCTGTGGCTTTCATCCCTTTCTTGAATACGATTCTGCTCGGAGTATCTTTCATTTTGAAGTCATAAGTTCCTTGAAGCGTATATCTTTTTCTATCGGAATCGGTAGAGGTGTAAACTTCAACCTCACCAAAATTACCATTCCCTGATCGGGTATAATAAATAAAGTAATTGATTTCCGTATCTCCTTTGAAGAAATATTCCAAAGTGACAGGGAAGGATGTATTACTCCATGAACTGTGATAATGTGACTCGAAGCTGATTCCTTGAGTAAATTTGCCATCGTATGATTTGTCAATGTCAGATCCGGGCTGGTATTCGCTGGCTTTTCCTCCGTACGGTATAATCTGAATATCTTCGGGAAGTACTACATCTTTTGTCTCTTCCTCTTCTTCCTCGATGTCAGGTATAGGCTGAGGCAGTGTTTTGTCGTTGGAACTGCAAGAAAGTGTTGCATTGAAAATAGAGAGAAATAGAAACAGGAGGGTAAACTTGTGGAATGTTTTCATATAAGTCTGATTGTGTTATTGATATAGATTGTGCGTTATAAAGGTAATAAAAATGGCAGGCATATATTACCTGCCATTTTTATAAATAATTATCGTGAAATGCAACTTATTCTTTATTCACAAGAATACGTTCTCCATCAGCCTGCACGGCATAAATGCCTGTACGGATTAAAGGAATATTTCTCGGTACACTGAATTTTAAGAAGTTAGAGAAATAAACAACTTCGCCCATAGTACCGTCTGTTGATTGCTTTCTTACTTCGAAGGCTACGGCTTGTTCTCCATTCTTAATTGTGATTTCACTTCCTGTCACAGATGCCACCATTGTATAGGTTGGAGTTTTAGTAATCTTTTCATTGTTCTGGAACTGGGTATAATATCCTAAGTCTCCAACCTCTTTATATCGGTAGTCGCCGGATGTAAAATCTGAAATTTTACGATCTTCAATATATTGTATTGGAGCGGCCTTCGGATAATTCTGAGTTTTAATCCATGCTTTAGTATCTGCTATCATCTTGTCAGTCACTGTATAAGTCCATGTACCGTATTGTTCTACTTTTACATTATCTACAGTTTTGAAGAATCCCCATGTTTCGAAGAAATCCGTAAGGTCTTCCTGGGCAGCTTCGCATACAGCTTTGACGAAAGCCAATTGTCTTGCTCCCGGATCGCTTTCTGGCACATTTTTATATGTTGTACGCATGATATCGAATACTTTAGGCCAGAATTTAGCTTCCTGTTCGTTACCTTTACATAAATCATAATAGATCCATAGCTGCCAATTCATACGCATGTGAATCTCAGTATCTTCATTCTGGTGAGTAGAAGTACCCATATTCCACCATACCTGCTTATCTCTATAAATTGCATTGGCTAAAGATGTCAAGCCTCGTCCGCGTGACTTATATTTTCCTAATCTGCGAATTACGTAATTAGAGAACAGATTGTTGGATGATTCGGTGGACGACGGCCAGTTGATAGCTGCTTGATGTACGTGTCCCATTTCGTGGGCAGGTCCCCAAGCATTATCTTCTGCTGCCATTACATTTTCACGTAAAAGAATATTTTTCAGATACGTATATACGAATCCCATACGATAATCAGATGCCCACATATACGAACCTTCAGGAGAAATGGCAAACATGTGGTTATTGATTTTTCCGTCCTGTCTGTATTGAGAGATTCCCATTAACGATTGTTCCCAACCGACAATGTCATCCCAAAGATGAATAGCGGATAAAATTTCAGTCGGAGCAGCATCCAACATTTTCAGACGATGGAAATAGAACATCATTCGTTCTCCACGTACACAGAAATATTTATGGGTGGCTTTACTGATTAATTCTGCATATTTAGCATCTGTCTTGTGTTCTTCCAGATCGAAGAAACCATTAACTACACCGTGTCCTAGAGGAATATGTATTTTGATAGGAGCAGGGTTGTTAAGCAACTGTTCTCCATCCACATTGTGCATAACGAACAATTGACCGGGACCTTGCATCTTTAATAAGTTAACCCCTTCTTCCAAAGAGTAGGTCGTTCCGGTTGCCTGTGTTTGCTTGTAGTAGTCAGTGGAGCTACCGCTTGTATAGACATTCTCCTCCCAAATACATTGTAATGATACTTTTTGTCCTTCCGGGATATTACCTACTAATACTATGATTTCTTCATCTTTGTTGACGTAGATTCCGGTCGGATTGTCTAGATTACTGTATTTCTTTGTTTGTAGTCTTGTTGCCCAGTAGTCGATATTGCTATATGCTTTATATTCGCGTATACGGAAATCTTTCTCCCATTCGTCATAAGTGTTATCTTTTAATGCATGGGCCACACGTCTGAAAGTTTCACTTTCCAATGCATCGATTTCTTCGTCGGTAACTCCTTCTTTCAAGGAACTACAAGTAAGATCTGTAAAGACAGTCAGGAGTGGATCATTCAAATCTCTGTAATTTGCTTTTTCAAAAAACTCCATTTCTCCACAACTGGCGAAGCCTCCTAAACCCGTCTTAACGGTGATTTTAACTTTAGTGGCTTTGACCGTTTTAGTTAGTATTCCGGTCTTGCCGTCAAACCCGCCCTGCTGTCCGAAATCATAAGTACCTGCAAGAACATAATTCGGATTATCCGCTGTTTGAACGTAAACATCGACTGCTCCGAAGTTTCCGTTTCCGTTTCTAGGATAATAGATAAAATAATCGACTTGTTTATCTCCTTGAAGTGTATATTCTAGATCTATAGGCAGTGGATGAGTCGTATTATCCCAAGGAGAATGATAATGATATCCATCACCTTGTGTCTGTGAGCCTTTGATTCCGTCGAATGTCTTTTCGATGCTCCAGTTATCTCCTTGTGAGATAGCATTTCCACTTACTATGGCTATTTGAGTATCGTTTCTGAAATCAACATCATTAACTCCATATTGGGTTAAATTAATGGTATAATTGCCCAACTCAGATTTAACAGCTAATTTGGCATAACGTTTTGTTTTTCCTTGATTATCAAGGATAGAAAGCATTATTTTATCATCCTGTTGGAAAGCTGTAGCCCATTTTTCGTCGGAATTGACGCTCCATTGGCTGGTTCGCAGATTTGTTTTTACCGGGATTGACATTGTAGTGCTTCTAAAGTCAATCTCTTTGTTCAGGTCACTACTGCTGATTTCAAATGTATTTGGAATCAGTTCACTCTCATCGTCCTTACATCCGGTATATATTAAGGATGTTATTAGACATAAGAAGTATGTTAAATATAAATGTATATATTTCATAAGTTATTGGATTTGTATAGGAAACCGTTCTATAAACAATAAGAGCGTTTCCTATGTATTAACTTTAGTGATTACATTCCCCATAATTTAAGTTCGGCCATTCCCCAACATGCATACCATGAAGTACTACCTGGCTGGAATTCTCCTATGCAATTTCCTAAATAAGACTCCATTACTGTCAATCTTAGATAGCTGAAAGGATTAGGCGACGTAAATACTTTTGAGGTATATGTTTTTCCTCCTTCACTTGCTGTTGGTAATCCTTCGTTTATTTCGACAAACTCATTCCAATTTGTTCCGTCATTACTAGTAAATAACTTAATTACTTTAGGTCCTGAGTTATTCCAACCTTTTGTAATATACTCAAACATGATAGCTCTCATTTCTTTACCTAAATTGATGTCAATAGGTTGTCCATACTGAGCATTTCCGCTTGCTGATTGATATTTGGTTTCATAAGCTGTACTGGTATCGTCATCGTAAAGAAAACTTAGTGAATTAGCTCCACAACTCAACGGATCAGTAATTTTATCTGTCAAGTCAATCTTATCATCCACCATATCGAACATATACTTCAAGATTACATAATGTTTTTTAGTGTCCGAGGTAATAGTTTCAAGATCTTCACTTTGTTCAAGTTGTAGTGGAATTAAATAAGTCGCCCCTTTAGTCAATTTAGAACGGTCTACTACTAAAACCCCGACGCTTTCACTAATTCCGGAACTGAATATCAAATCTTCCAGTTGATAAAACGCTCCTTCCGGAACTGCTTTGTAATCTGTTCCTTGGGCCGTATTGTATGCATCTATTTCTGTTTGGTCAGTGCTGGCTTTTATACCGGCCGTAAAATTCCACTGGTTGATGACTCCGGATGTCATGGAGACTTTGATTTCAGCAATAATTTCTTCTTCCTTATTAACTCCCAGGTCTATCATTGTGGATGATTTCTCAAATTTGATACCTAGCTGTTTCACTTGAGGTTTAAGAATTAAGTCTCTTTGCTCAAAATTGACAGAATCAGTTTTACTGGTTAAGCGGATAGGTAAAATAAAGATGCTGTTGGCATTAGCTTCCGCTTCCACCTGTTCTGTTATTTTTTCCGGATTTAATGTAAACTCTTCTATTTTATAGGTATCTGAGGATTCGAAACTAATATCCTTATTCCGGAAAGTATAACAATCACTGTTCAATACAACATAGTTGTTGCCTTTGTAACGTGATTCATTATCAATTTCAGTCTGAGATAATGTGCTTAGTCTGACTTGGGCCGTAGCGGAAGGATCGCTTCCGGATTTGACTACAGTAATAGAATATTTTACTTGTTGTCCATCGTTGAAGAGTACCAGATCGTTCTGTCCGCTATTCTTTAAATAAAGAATCTTGTTGTACTCTTGGGGTATCAGTTCTTGGTAGTCAGCTTCTTCACATCCGGTAAATGTGGCGAGTGAACCCAAGAAAAGAAGTGAGTATAATATTTGTTTCATAATTTGTAAACAGTTTAAAGATTAATATTCGGGTGCTTGAACCATTTGTGGATTCTTGTATGTTTCGTTAGCAAATATAGGTGCCAGATACATACGGTTTTCCCATTTGTAATCTTGATTTACAATAACAGGTTGATTTAACTCTTCGAAAGTAGGTTCTTCTACTTGTTCCATATTCAACCCTTTACGTACGCCAGCTGCAAAAACTTCAGGGGCAATCATCCAACGTCGTGCGTCGTAATAGCGTAGGCCTTCTCCCCATAGTTCTACAAAACGTTCGTTGCGTATCCAATCCATGGCCGGCATATCATTCAGCATTTCTTCTGTTACATCCGGTATACCGGCACGTTCACGAACTACGTTAAGATACGTAAGTGCTTCTTTGGGTCTGTCTAAAGCTGCCAAACATTCGGCTACACTCAGGTAAAGTTCTGCTAAGCGGAAGAGAGGACGTGGATAGCTTTTTTCGTTGTTACTCCAGTTTGTACCCCAGTTCAGGTCGGGCTGGATAAATTTCTTTGACATGTATCCTGTGACACAGTGATCACGGGCGAATTCAGTTCTGTTCCAACCTTGTGCTTCGCCTTTCTTAAGATTGAGTACCAGAGGTTTGCCGCCTGAAATTCGTGGGCTGTATTGGTCTCCGTCAAATGAAAGCCATGCATAGAATCGTGGTTCGCGGTTGGTATTTAACTTGATAATATCCGCATTGCTTCTTCCTGCAGATTCATACCATGAATCTTCTTCTGCGAAAGTCCCTTTATTGGCAGCAATTCGAGGTAATTCTCCTTCTTTGGTATAGAATCGCTCTACACTGTTTAATAAAGGAGAGTAGCCGCTATATCCACTTCTCCAAGGGCCTCCGTCTACTTTTACCACGTGTACGGGTAAAGAAGCCATTACTACACCACCGTCATCTGCAAGTCCCCATATCATTTCACGGTTACCATCCGAGTAACGACTAGTTACGAGATAACGCATCAAATAAACATGTTTTTTGAATTCTTCGGTAACTCCGTCTACGGGAACATCAAGCTCTCCTAGATTAAGTCCTTGATTACCCATAAGGATTGCACTTTCTTTAGTAGTCATCAGTCCGCATCCGCCTTCTCCTTCTGCCCATTCCAGTGCGTCTTTACAAGCAGTCAGTGCGCGTTCCCATTTATCGGGATCATAAACCTGGCTGACTAATTCTTTCCCATATCCCGGTGTTTCGAAATTCTTGTTTTTCCAATCCGGATAAGGGAAT
The nucleotide sequence above comes from Bacteroides caccae. Encoded proteins:
- a CDS encoding M60 family metallopeptidase: MKTFHKFTLLFLFLSIFNATLSCSSNDKTLPQPIPDIEEEEEETKDVVLPEDIQIIPYGGKASEYQPGSDIDKSYDGKFTQGISFESHYHSSWSNTSFPVTLEYFFKGDTEINYFIYYTRSGNGNFGEVEVYTSTDSDRKRYTLQGTYDFKMKDTPSRIVFKKGMKATGVKFVVKSGLGNFVSCDEMHFFKKNEDNTLATKLLTVFKDITCSELKADVTNEEINKLPSKYFVHIAEALKNNAYDEWEKEFRIRKYNAYSDINEWAEKLMTKHYSSLDNLTGIAVEKNDEIIVLVGDTYGREVSIQCVGEERTNFWEPQEYVQTAASGDVYYLEPGINKIKIRNRGQLFVMYNCDLTSHPKPIKIHIPLGSGTVSGFFDLKEHKTNAKYAELLSKATDKYFGVRGDKIIFYFHRDKLREFVKDEILSAINLWDNIIGWEQELMGIEDVRPTQVNNHLFAISPEGAYMWASDYRIAFVYTYLENILLYDKVMSAKDNAWGPAHEIGHIHQLAIDWPSSTESSNNLFSNFILYKLGKYCSRGTELNLPKAADNRTTNSEGNITGMTLSEAHCVLNRPWCNFGSNYQGENTELHMRMNWQLWNYYHRCGHKTDFWQRLFKLMRENRTSSNNPGVKQLLFARMASEAAQEDLTEFFEMWGFFVTVDTQIDQYGSYQYTVTKEMIENAKKAMAKYPKKAKPFYYLEDRKKGDIGLDTTPPDVGHYTQFQRIRPITKDIKGNINGREVSITNGDEAVAFELREKDANGKLLYFSTFIKFEVPLTVSLTYAKLYAVQADGKRILLEE
- a CDS encoding M60 family metallopeptidase; this translates as MKYIHLYLTYFLCLITSLIYTGCKDDESELIPNTFEISSSDLNKEIDFRSTTMSIPVKTNLRTSQWSVNSDEKWATAFQQDDKIMLSILDNQGKTKRYAKLAVKSELGNYTINLTQYGVNDVDFRNDTQIAIVSGNAISQGDNWSIEKTFDGIKGSQTQGDGYHYHSPWDNTTHPLPIDLEYTLQGDKQVDYFIYYPRNGNGNFGAVDVYVQTADNPNYVLAGTYDFGQQGGFDGKTGILTKTVKATKVKITVKTGLGGFASCGEMEFFEKANYRDLNDPLLTVFTDLTCSSLKEGVTDEEIDALESETFRRVAHALKDNTYDEWEKDFRIREYKAYSNIDYWATRLQTKKYSNLDNPTGIYVNKDEEIIVLVGNIPEGQKVSLQCIWEENVYTSGSSTDYYKQTQATGTTYSLEEGVNLLKMQGPGQLFVMHNVDGEQLLNNPAPIKIHIPLGHGVVNGFFDLEEHKTDAKYAELISKATHKYFCVRGERMMFYFHRLKMLDAAPTEILSAIHLWDDIVGWEQSLMGISQYRQDGKINNHMFAISPEGSYMWASDYRMGFVYTYLKNILLRENVMAAEDNAWGPAHEMGHVHQAAINWPSSTESSNNLFSNYVIRRLGKYKSRGRGLTSLANAIYRDKQVWWNMGTSTHQNEDTEIHMRMNWQLWIYYDLCKGNEQEAKFWPKVFDIMRTTYKNVPESDPGARQLAFVKAVCEAAQEDLTDFFETWGFFKTVDNVKVEQYGTWTYTVTDKMIADTKAWIKTQNYPKAAPIQYIEDRKISDFTSGDYRYKEVGDLGYYTQFQNNEKITKTPTYTMVASVTGSEITIKNGEQAVAFEVRKQSTDGTMGEVVYFSNFLKFSVPRNIPLIRTGIYAVQADGERILVNKE
- a CDS encoding BT_3987 domain-containing protein; this encodes MKQILYSLLFLGSLATFTGCEEADYQELIPQEYNKILYLKNSGQNDLVLFNDGQQVKYSITVVKSGSDPSATAQVRLSTLSQTEIDNESRYKGNNYVVLNSDCYTFRNKDISFESSDTYKIEEFTLNPEKITEQVEAEANANSIFILPIRLTSKTDSVNFEQRDLILKPQVKQLGIKFEKSSTMIDLGVNKEEEIIAEIKVSMTSGVINQWNFTAGIKASTDQTEIDAYNTAQGTDYKAVPEGAFYQLEDLIFSSGISESVGVLVVDRSKLTKGATYLIPLQLEQSEDLETITSDTKKHYVILKYMFDMVDDKIDLTDKITDPLSCGANSLSFLYDDDTSTAYETKYQSASGNAQYGQPIDINLGKEMRAIMFEYITKGWNNSGPKVIKLFTSNDGTNWNEFVEINEGLPTASEGGKTYTSKVFTSPNPFSYLRLTVMESYLGNCIGEFQPGSTSWYACWGMAELKLWGM
- a CDS encoding RagB/SusD family nutrient uptake outer membrane protein → MRLIDKIKKMGSLLILSTCCLTSCNFLDVVPPEQAGLGDAVKKPESTLGFLYSCYAGIKGSSNPITYTGMEAASTDEFVFPELWGHSGQRAGWGLLTPESPGDWKWGNIYRYIGQCYLFLSQLPNALDVSEVQKREWTAEANFLIAYYHFLILEYYGPCPITDSYIDMDTPNNEYHGRYHFDYVTSWISMKLDEAAKDLPASRIGSEWGRATSTIAKAVKARLLLYAASDLWNGKFPYPDWKNKNFETPGYGKELVSQVYDPDKWERALTACKDALEWAEGEGGCGLMTTKESAILMGNQGLNLGELDVPVDGVTEEFKKHVYLMRYLVTSRYSDGNREMIWGLADDGGVVMASLPVHVVKVDGGPWRSGYSGYSPLLNSVERFYTKEGELPRIAANKGTFAEEDSWYESAGRSNADIIKLNTNREPRFYAWLSFDGDQYSPRISGGKPLVLNLKKGEAQGWNRTEFARDHCVTGYMSKKFIQPDLNWGTNWSNNEKSYPRPLFRLAELYLSVAECLAALDRPKEALTYLNVVRERAGIPDVTEEMLNDMPAMDWIRNERFVELWGEGLRYYDARRWMIAPEVFAAGVRKGLNMEQVEEPTFEELNQPVIVNQDYKWENRMYLAPIFANETYKNPQMVQAPEY